TTAATGGAGAAGATTGTCAGAGAGCTGGAAGACTTACAGCACTCACAGCAGGCCATCATCCAGAAGATAGGGAAAATAGAGGTAGATAATATTGAATTGGGTGATAAAAGACTTGATAAAGACTTACCTGATATGCATCAAAGGGTTTCAGATAACCTGAATACCATTGTGGGAATCCTGGAATACTTTGCGGATAAAACCCAGAACTTCGGGAACAAAAACAATGTGGATGCGTTAAAAGAGAAACAAGCAATTGATGAGGCCACCGGCAATTAATCCAGTTTAATCATAAGAAAAGCCAGGGGATGTCCCTGGCTTTTCTGTTTCCAGAATTTCTGGTCTATGCCTGGCTTATCAAGGCTCTATAGGAATAAAAAGATTAAATTTAGTGCCTTTCCCAAACTCACTTTCCACTGTAATCTCCCCATCATTCCGCTCCATAAATTCTTTACATACCATCAATCCCAGGCCAGTTCCTTTTTCGTTCATGGTTCCCCTGGTTGATATATTCTCTCCTCCAAACAGCCTTTCCAAGGCTTCTGCTTTGATTCCCATCCCATTATCTGCTATGGATAGTAACATCTTTCCCTTGCTGTAAACGGCGGTAATGTTGATCTCACAATCTTCATAACAGAATTTTATGGCATTACTCAGGAGGTTTCGGACTACGATCTGGATCATCAGCATATCCGCATATACGATGTTTCCCGGAAACACATTCTGTACAATATTTACATTTTTTGACGCAGCTGAAGGTAAATGATAATTTACTTCATTAATGATCATACTTTTCAGGTCAAAATACTCTTTATTAATTCCGTAGCCTTTTAACTGGCTTCTTGACCAATGCAGGATGTTTTCCAGTAAATCCGTGGTATACAAAATATCTTTATTCAGGATCGGAGATAATGTTTTGAACTCCTCTACTGTAATCAGGTTATTGGAAATCATTTTAAGGACTTCTGAGAGGTTCACCAATGGCCCTCTCAGGTCATGGGCAATGATAGAAAAAATCCGGTCTTTTAACTGATTTAACTTCTTCAGTTCTTCCGTCTGTTGTTGTGATTTAAGGGCTTCCTGCTTAAAATGGGTGAGGTCCTGCAACTTGATAATTGTGGCATCATTATTTAGTTTATTCTCATCCAGATACAGAATGTCCGCTTCCAGATCAAAAGAACCCAGGTGACTTTTGATATGCAGTTCTATCTTTCCGGACTGATGCCTTTCCATGAATTCAAAAAAAGCAAACTGATCCGGAAACAGAGTTTCAATTGGAGTCCCTATGATTTTTTTATTATTGGGATCGATCAGATATTTTCTGAAAGCATTGTTATAATCAATAACCCGGTTCTTTTGATCGACCACTAAAAAGCCATCCTGGATTAAATCCAGAACCTTTTCTCTGGCGATAGGTAGTACGTCAAAGAGCTTGAACCTGTATATGGCAATGGAAATAAAAAAGATCGTTGCCGCAAAAGAAAAAGGAGTGAGATCCAGGTTTCCAACAGGGCGGAAGCCCAGAATATAAGCAATATTGGTTAACCACGGGATAATGGCCGCAATCACGACACTATAGTTTTGTCTTTTATAAATCGGATCGGCCTTTCGAAAGGTTGTAATGAGCAAATAACTACCGATGGCTAGCAGCAGATAAAAATAGATAGTAAATAGCTGGTAAGAAATTCCCGGAACAATATATACCATAGGGAATTCTCCTCTGGTATCCATAAAGTAGCTTTTATAATGCAGGTGATGATAACTGTTGGTCCAAACCAATAAGGTGATAACTACAGTTACACTGGCTAAAAGGGAAAAATTTAAAGGCCGTTTATACCATTTTTCCCGACCCGCCAGTTTTAAGCAAAATAAAAACCAGCAAAGGGGTAATGTGGTGATGCCTACATATTCAATATCAATGAAAAATTTTGCCTGATCTAATGAAGCACTCGCAAGTTCAAATCCATAGGCCAATGACCAAATGGAATTTGACAGCATCATCAGCCCAAATATCTTAAGTGCCCCATGCTTCTTTTTATAAGCATACCAGGACAAAAAAAGCATGATGCTGCCAGAAATCAGGAGAAATAAGGAGTAGGCATTAAATGTAAAATCCATTTAAACAGAAGATGAGAATGCAATCATTAGACGCCTCAAATATACCCCATATGCGATGATTGTTAATATAAAACTACGTAATTTAGTTATGAATTAAAAATATTCTTAGTTTTACAGAACAGTTATCATATCAACTTATCATTACATTATGAAAAAAATAATCTTATCTGCATTATTCATCTGTTCCAGCATGATGGCTTTTAGCCAGGTGTTGCCTAGCTTCCAATTCGGATTAAAAGGTGGGGCCAACCTTACTAAGTTTAGCACCAAGGGTACTTTTAACAGCGAAAACAGAGCAGGATATTACGGTGGTGTCTGGGCGCGTATCGGTGCTGCAGGAATTCACCTGCAACCAGAGCTTTACATTTCTGGGAAAAATACAACTTTAAAAGATGATGCTGGTGTAGAGAATAAAGTGAACTTTACCAGTTTGGATATTCCGGTTTTGGTCGGTACAAAAATCGGAGCAGCAGGTGTGGGGATTCGTTTAAATACAGGACCTGTCGTTTCTTTTATCCTGAATGAAGATCAGTCTATCGGTGACGCAACGAGCTCAGCACTTAAAGGAAACTTTAAAGGTCAGAACTTTGCATGGCAGTTTGGTGCCGGATTAGACATCAGCAAATTAGGCATCGACCTAAGGTACGAGCAAGGTCTTTCTAAAATTGGAAAAGACGACTATAATGCTAAAAAACTAGGTCTGTTTACTTTAGGATTGGCTTACAGGTTATTCTAAAAACAAAAGTTTTCAACATTTTGTTGAAAAGGGGTGGACATCAGTTGTTTACCCCTTTTTTTGGCTTTAAAATTGACGTTGTAATTCTCCCTAACTTAATTAATACAACTATGAATATCAAAGAGTTATTATTAAACGGAAAAAGCTTTTCAGAGCTATTGAAACAGTTCTCTATAGAGGCAGATGATGTTAGAATACAGGACGAAGATGTCATCCTGTCTGACCACATTTTGAAACACCAGGATGTGGTAAAAGAAAGTATCTGTATCGAAGGTAAAAACAAAGAGGGAATTGTGAATTTCTTTGGTACCCTTCATTATAACTTATTGAACAAGTTGGCTGTATTTGAAATGCAGGGATTTGAGAAGATTACTTCTCCTCAGGTTTGTTAGGCATCCTTGATCACTTCTTTGATTTCATAATTGAATGTGCCTTTAATAGGCCGTATAGGCGTGTTTTTGTCGTCACTAAGCACCTTCACATAACAGGCGCCAAAATAGAAAATGAAAGATGAATAGAAAACAAATAGCATAATCAGGACAATAGAACCTGAAGTTCCGTAAATATTCCCTATACCGCTTAGGGGTAACATAATCCTTAAGATATACTTTCCTGCAGTAAATAAAATGCCAGTCAGAATTCCGCCATGAATGGCCGATTTCCAGGTTGGACGGCCATTGGTCAGGAACCGGAACAGAACCGAAAACCAAATGGTCACGATTACCACAAACAAAGCCTGATTTAATATCGAAAGAAAGAACTTTCCGAATGTAGGTGCGGCATTATTAATATAAACCCCAATAATGGCCTGGATACTGTCGGTGAGAAGGCCGAGAAAAAATAATAAGCCTGCCAGCAGGATGATGACAAAGGAACGGGCCCTCAACTGCATCTTGAAATAAAAACCGGCCTTTCCCTTAATTCCAATAGACCAGATCTGATCCATTGAATTTTTGATAACCGCAAAAAGTGTGGTGGCGACAAAAATGAAGAAGATAAAACTCAATATCGTAGCATACCACTGGTGATCAACACCTCTGATATTTCTTAAGGTTTGTCGGATCTGAAGTGTACTGCTGTCGTCTAATACGCTGCCCAATCGTTCAAACAACCGGTTTACCAGGGTCTTACGGTCCATAAAGAAACCAAATAAACGAATCAGGATAATGAGAATGGGAGGGATGGCAAAATTTGCAAAGAAAGCAGTAGCTCCGGCAAGACGTAAAGGATCATTCTTTTTGAACAATTTAAACGCAGCGCTAAAACGCGTACAAAATAATGAGATCCTGCTGATGCTGTTAATTTCCATTCCCCTCAGATTGCCTTGAGGCCCGAAAATAGCTAAATTTTTTAAATCTGATGGGAATGTCACATAAAAAAGCCAGTACTGTTTCCAGACTGGCTCCGTTTTATGAATAATAATGGTCAGTTTTTATAAATTTCCTCTCAGTTCCTGCTCACGTTCCAATGATTCGAATAAGGCTTTGAAATTACCTGCTCCAAATGATTGTGCCCCTTTTCTTTGGATGATCTCAAAGAACAAAGTCGGACGGTCTTCTACTGGTTTGGTAAAGATCTGCAATAAATAGCCTTCCTCATCACAGTCTACCAGGATACCCAACTCTTTTAACTGCTCAATCTCCTCATCAATTTCTCCTACACGATTCGGCATCATGTTGTAATAGGCTTCAGGGGGTGCACTTAAAAACTCAACCCCTCGAGATTTTAATTCCCTTACCGTAGACAAAATATCTTTTGTAGCTACCGCAATGTGTTGCACCCCTTCGCCTTCATAAAACTCTAAATATTCTTCGATCTGTGATTTTTTCTTCCCTTCGGCAGGCTCGTTGATCGGAAATTTCGAAAACCCATTCCCGTTGCTCATTACCTTACTCATCAGGGCAGAATACTCTGTATTGATCTGCTTATCATCAAAAGAAAGAATGTTGACAAAGCCCATTACGTCTTCATACCATTTCACCGTTTCATTCATTCTATTCCATCCTACGTTTCCTACGCAATGGTCAATATATAAAAGACCTGCATCCTTTGGTGCGTAATCACTCCTCAGGTCCTGATAACCAGGCATGAAACTACCGGTATAATTCTTACGCTCAATGAACATGTGGATGGTCTCGCCATAGGTATAAATACCAGACATTTTTACTTCTCCATGTTCATCCGTTTTGGTTACCGGCTCCATATAAGGTTTGGCACCACGCTTAGTGGTTTCCTCAAATGCACTGTAAGCATCGTCTACCCAAAGTGCGAGGATTTTTACACCGTCACCATGTTTTTTAACATGTTCTGCAATCGGACTGTCCGATTTCATAGCGGTTGTCAGTACCAATCTGATTTTTCCTTGTTGTAAGACATACGAAGCGCGATCGCGAACTCCTGTCTCTGGTCCTGCATAAGCTAAGGATTGAAAGCCAAATGCTGTTTTATAGTAATGTGCAGCCTGCTTTGCATTGCCTACATAAAATTCTATGTAATCTGTTCCATTAATAGGGAGAAAATCCTGTGCTTTAGCGATCTTTTCTGCAAATGTTTGTGTGCTCATGATTGTTGTTAAATATTTTAAAATAAGCTGTTTATCTGATTATTCTACGTTGTGCTGCCAGCTTTTGTGGTAGCTCTCATCCTCAATGTTTACGGCATCTTCAGTAAGCATTAAAGGACGGAAAGGGTCAATCATCACTGCCAGCTCCTCTGTACTTTCTTTTCCGATAGATTTCTCTACAGTCCCAGGGTGTGGCCCATGAGGAATTCCTCCGGGATGTAAGGTGATTTGTCCTTTTACTACACTCTTTCTGCTCATAAAGTCGCCATCTACATAATACAGGACCTCATCACTATCCACATTGCTGTGGTTATAGGGTGCAGGAATCGAAAGCGGATGGTAGTCGTATTTGCGGGGAACAAAAGAGCAGATCACAAAATTATGTCCTTCAAAAGTCTGATGAACCGGAGGCGGCTGATGTAAACGTCCGGTTATGGGCTCAAAATCATGGATAGAAAAAGCCCATGGATAATGAAAACCATCCCAGCCTACAAAATCAAAAGGATGGGTGCCATAAGTATAAGGATACATTAAGCCCTGTTTTTTAATCAGTACCTTGAAGTCGCCTACCTCATCAATAGTCTCCAGATCTGTTGGACGTTTGATGTCACGCTCACAATAAGGAGAATGTTCCATCAATTGCCCGTATTCATTTCTATAACGTTTTGGAGAGCGGATCGGACTAAAGCTCTCTATAATAAAGAGCCTGTTTTTCTCCTCATCGAATTCCAGCTGATAAATGGTACCTCTTGGAATCACAAGGTAATCCCCATATGCAAAACGGATTTTACCAAAACCTGTTTTTAGGGTTCCTGTACCTTCATGAATAAAGATGACCTCATCCGCCTGACTATTTTTATAGAAATAATCGGTCATCGATTTTCTTGGTGCCGCCAGGGAGATATGCAGGTCACTGTTCACCAGGACCGGCTTTCTGCTTTCCAGGTAATCATCTTCAGGTTTGATATTGAAACCGATCAGACTGGTATGGCGCAGGTGTTTTTCACGGGCAATTTTTGGCTCTACAGAATAGGGCTCCCCAAGGGATTTTACGATGGTTGGCGGGTGACAATGATAGACCAGTGAATATAAGCTTGAAAACCCTTCAGTAGAAACTAGTTCCTCTGCATATAAATTGCCATCTGGTTTTCTAAAAACGGTATGGCGTTTAGCAGGAATGGTTCCTAAGGTATGATAGATAGGCATAACAGTAGGTTAATTTGGTTAGAATAATATATATTAATAACGTTAAAACGCGGAAAACGTTTTATAAAATCAGCGGAAAAGCTAAATGGAGTATTGGGCAAAAATGATTTTGGAAAGCATGGCATACCTGAATGCGGCCAATGCTTGTTTGGCTACTTGATTTTGGTATGTGAGGGGCTGTATCATTTTGTTTGCGTCAGCTAAATTAAGGAATTAATCTAGTAATCAACAAACAATAAAAGAGATTTAATGGAGATAATTTTTTTATAGCCATGGTTGCTGTAATTTTATATAGCTTTGAACAACTACATAAAAAACTGAGCATATGAAGCTGGTATCCTATAAAACAGAAGACAGAGAACACCTGGGTGTTTTTGTAAACGGACATATTTATAATCTGAATTCATGCGACAAACAACTGCCGAATGAGATGAATGCTTTTTTGGCAGGCGGCGAAGAATTGATGATCCGTGCGAAAAAGATTGACGCACAAATCAAATCTGCTGAGATTGAACCTAAAGAAGAGGCTTTCTATGAGCTTATCGCTCCGGTACCGCACCCAACTTCCTGCAGAGATGGATATGCCTTCCGTCAGCATGTGGCTGCGGCACGTAGAAACCGTAAAGTAGATATGATTGCAGAGTTTGATCAGTATCCTATTTTTTATTTTACCAACCATAACGCCATTCAGGGACCGGGAGAGATCGAATGTATGCCCGATCATTTCCAAAAACTTGATTTTGAGCTGGAAGTAGCTATTGTAATTGGTAAAAAAGGCAGGAATATTACTGCTGCAGAAGCGGATAGCTATATCGCCGGTTATATGGTGATGAATGATATGAGTGCGAGAACCCTGCAAATGGAAGAGATGTTGTTAAACCTGGGCCCTGCAAAAGGAAAAGATTTCTCTACGGTGATTGGCCCATGGCTGGTTACTCCTGACGAGCTGGAACAGTATAAAACAGCGGCTAAACCAGGTCATACCGGTAATGCTTACGATCTGAAAATGACCTGTACCGTAAATGGTGTGGAAGTATCTTCGGGTAATATGGCAGATATGGACTGGACTTTTGCCGAGATTGTGGAGCGTTGCGCTTATGGTGTAGACATCCTGCCTGGCGACGTGATTGGTTCAGGTACAGTAGGTACAGGGTGCTTCCTGGAGTTAAATGGAACAGGCTTATTGAATAATCCTGATTTCAAGCCACAATGGTTACAGGATGGCGATGTAGTGGAAATGGAAATTACTGGTCTCGGACATTTAAGTAATATCATAAAAAAGGTAGATACAGACTTCTCTATCCTTGCTTTGAAGAAAAAATAAAATCATACCCGTAAAGACAATTGCTCTTTACGGGTAATTAGCCCTGATCAGGTATCCGAATTAAGGCTCAAATAAAAGAATATGCTTACTATAGATGTAACTACACAAACTCCTGCCCAGCTGCAGAACTATTTGCAATATGCAATTGCACCAAGACCAATCTGTTTTGCTACCACAATTGATAAGGATGGAAACATCAACTTAAGCCCTTTTAGTTTTTTCAATATGTTCAGCACCAACCCTCCATTGTGTATTTTTTCTCCTGCAAGGAGGGTGCGTGACAATACCACCAAGCATACGCTGGAAAATGTACTTGAGGTAAAGGAATGTGTGATCAACATCGTCAATTATCCGATGGTACAACAGATGAGTCTGGCCAGCACGGAATATGCGAAGGGGGTAAATGAGTTTGAAAAGTCAGGTTTTACCATGCAGCCCTCACAATTAGTGAAACCACCAAGGGTAGCTGAGGCTCCGGTTCAAATGGAATGCATTGTTAAAGAGGTGATCCATCTTGGAGCGAATCCAGGTGCAGGAAACCTGATCCTGGCGGAAGTAAAACTAATTCATATCAAAGAAGAAATCCTGGATACAGATGGAAAAATTGACCAGGCAAAAATAGACCTTGTAGCTCGTTTAGGTGGTGATTGGTACTGTAGAGTAACCCCTGAAAACCTGTTTAAAGTAGCCAAGCCGCTAACCACACTAGGTGTGGGGGTAGATGCTTTACCTTCAGCCGTACGGAATTCACATGTATTGAGTGGAAATGATCTGGGGATGCTTGGAAATGTAGAGCATTTGCCTTCAGCAGATGAAATAGATGCGATCAGGGATACGGAGCTGGTAAAAGAAGTGTTGGATGCAACGATTGGTGATGCTGCCAACCGCGAACGTGAACTTCATGAACTGGCCAGGCAATTGTTGAAAGAAGGAAATGTAAATGAAGCACTAAAGGTGGTTTTGTTATAGAATACTGACCACTTTCATGAATCTTTTCTTATAAAAGCCTTCATTTAAACTCGTAATTGTCACTCCTTTTGCACCACCGGAAGAGGAGTGAATAAATTTGATCTCATCGCCATTAATGGAGTATATAATGCCCACGTGGCCTATCCGGCGAACCCGGCTATTGGTGCCGGTAAAAAGGATTACGTCACCAATCTGTGCATCTTCCAGCTTTTTAGCCTCGCCTCTGGTTGCAAATTCCCTGGAGGAACGTGGCACTTTAAATCCAAAATTCTGAAACACATAGCTTACAAAGCCGGAACAGTCAAATCCTTTCCTGGGATTGCTGGAAGCATATCGGTAAGGAATACCAATCATAGATTTCGCAAACTCTAAAAGGCGGTTGGTAGATTGGGGCTTACTTGCAGGAATTGCCGGCGTGATTTCCATGAGTTTGGAAACCAATTCTTTATATTGAACGGGTGTGGTGTTTTGCGATCTTGCTGCAAATGCACTACATGAAAGAAAGAGGGATAAAATAATGCTTTTCTTCATATCAACGGGCTAAAGATATTAAAATATCCTTAGCCCGTTGATAATGTTGATAACTTGGCGGCTAAGGTGTCGTTACAGCCACAGGAAGCACTTTTCCATTAAAAAATTTATGTCCTGTCTTTGCAAAATCAGCTACATACTTGCCCATTTCAAAAGCCATAACCGGCGATTGGTAACCTGGAAATGCCTCTTCCAGCATCTCGGTTTGAGCAGAACCCAGAGCCAGACAATTGATTTTTATTCCCGTATCGGCCAGTTCAAAGGCCAGACATTCGGTTAAAGTATGCAAAGCCCCCTTACTGGAAGAATAGGCTGCAAGCCCAGGAAATTTAACACTACCCTGAAAACCGCCCATACTGCCAATATTTACAATATGGCTTCCTGAGGTCAGTAGTGGAAGTAAGTTCTGGATCATGTTAAAATGCCCCAGCACATTGCTTTCAAACATCTGGTATAAATCCGCTGCGCTGGTTTCCAGAAAAGGTTTGTTGATTAATGAGCCGGCATTATTAATTAAAATATCTACCGTTCCCAGTCTTTCCTTTAAAAAAGGAATCAGTGCGGCATAATCATCATTTACAATGTCAAATTCTACAGGAAGTAAAACACAGTCGGGGTTTATTCCTCTGGCAATTTCCAGTAGTTTACGCAGTTTGTCCGCAGATCGGGCAATACATACGATTTTATGGTCTTTATTCAGTGCAAATTCTAAGGCAGCTTCAAAACCTATTCCACTGCTTGCACCTGTTAATACTATGTTCATCTAATCTTCTTCAGTAATCAATTGGCTCACGGGGTTTTCAATCACATGTAAACCATCTGTAATTAATTTACGGTAGTCTGCCTCATTTGCCGCTTTAAGCTCCAGATATACCCGCAGCTCTTTTTCGAATTCGGGATCCAGTTTCTTGTGATAAATGATCTCTAGAATTTCTAAAGCAGCAAGCCAGTCGTAACGGTGTTCTGCTTTAAGTTCTTCAAATAGAGCGATACATTTCTCATAATCTCTTTTATCCTGTCTTATAGAACGGATAGCGCTATAGATCGCATGTAATTTCTTGGTTTTTTCATCATAAGTTACCTTATGTGTTTGCTGACCGCTTACATGGGTGATTTCTTCATAAGCATCTTTATCGGCTGCGCCGTTGAATACAGAGATGATTTTTTCTCCCACTGCCATATCATAAATACCCCATTCCGGTTGGAAAAGTATATTTCCATTGTCTTCTTTAACGGTACAATCCTCAAATGTGATCAATACCGTTTTACCGCCATGCTGGACAATTTCTTTTACCAGTCCTTTCACGTGAATCCCGCTGTCAAAAGTCAGGTCTGCGGTTTGCCCTGTAGCAATACCTTGCGCCTGTAGCTCAGTAAGGCTCAGATTTTCCAGTGCCAGACCATTCCATCTGCCAACAGGGGAGGAGAATCCGTCCTTATGGTAGAATTTGCCATGACCTTCCAGTTGTTTATGGTCTACAGCCAGTGCAGATGGCCCGGTTGTTTTTATAAAAGTAAGCTCGTCATCGGCAGTGATGCCCATATCTGTAAAAATGCCGGTAACCTGTAAGCCAGAACTGTAAACTGCTGTTGCAGGATTTTTACATTCAATTGCTTTGACCAGACTTTCAGCACCGCCACGTCTGAACGCCATAGTATCAGCAAACTCTTCTAAAACGTCTATCAGGTTTTGAAAAGTTTCCGTCACAAATAATTGTGGCTGTGGCTTGGTGATGTCATATTGTGCATTGATTGCATCGATGGTATACCATTTTTTCAGCACGTCATCTTTCATACAGCTGGAACTTTCCCCGATCGAAGAAAGTAAACCCGCGCCATAAATTTTAGGGTCTTCAAGTGTGCCTATCAGTCCATATTCTACTGTCCACCAATGTAGACGACCCAATAGCGCCATTTCAGAAGGCTCGCCCATATTCTCGGCAACCACCTGCAAATGTTTTTCTGCTTTGGCGATTTCCTGTTCCGAGGCATCTGCAGATTCCTTCAGGATAGAAAGGTTGCGGATAGCCTCATAAAGCTCAAAATCTTTGGAAGAGAACATGGCTTTAGCTCCGATAGAGCCAAAATAGCTCAAGTAACTGTTGTAGTCGGCATCCGCTATGATGGGTGCATGCCCTGCCGACTCATGGATAATATCCGGAGCGGGTGTATATTCAATATGGTTGATCTGACGAATATCTGCTGCAATAACCAATACCCGGTAAGCCTGGTATTCCATGAATGCTGCAGGAGGAATAAACCCATCCACCGTAACCGCACCCCAGCCTATTTTGCCAAGGTTATCGTTCATGGTTTGCAAATTGGGGATATATTCAATACTTAGGCCTGCACGTTGCAGTCCTTTGATATATGGATAATAAGCCACATGTTTCAGGTAACTATAATTCTGACGCATTACATAGCGCCAAACAGCCTGATCGATTGGCGTATATTTTTCGTAATGCTGCTCTACAATAAACTGCCTTAAATGCTTAGGGAGCTTTGCTACCTGGGGATTGTTAAAGTCATTAAAATCACTCATTACGTGTGTTGATTAGTATTGAGCCCAATATAAGAAAATCTACGTCTTCACTTAAAAAAAAGGGGCTATGATTTAAGAAAAATAACCGAAAACAGACATGTTGTTCAGTTGTTGTAATTACTTTCTGACCTTAAATGTAAAGTACTTCTGAGAAAAATAACTGAATATGGTCAGGATTACCGTGATGATGATTTTTGAAATTGTCGGATAAAATCCAAATGCCTCCACCAGTACTTTCAGCATCGCAAGATTCAACAGAATGTTCGTTACAAATACCGAACCATACCGGAAGAGCTGGATTCTTCCCTTAAGATTGGATTTAGTGAATATCAGGTATTTGTTGAGGATAAAACCGATGCAAAAGGTGATCAGGGATTCAATTGCCAGTGCTGCTACCGGTGCGGTAATCAGATTGGGCAGATATGGAATGGAAAGTTTTACATCCTCCTGGTGTAACACCCAGTTATAGACAATATAGTAAACTACAATACCAGAAGCTGCAGTTGTACCTCCTGAAACCAGGTATCTGAACGTATGAAGGGATAGCCAACGGGAAAAAGGGGGGTAGAAGAAATCTATTAATCTTAATAACGCTTTGCGCATGCTTATTTGAAGGTTAATTTATTCTCAATCATCCTGTTGTTATATTGCTGTCTGAAGGCTTTCAAATTCTTTTCCAGTTTTTCTGCAATCAATGGCTCTGTCTTCAACAGATTATGCTGAACAAGCCGGTCGGTTTTTAAATTATATAAGGCCAGATTTTCTTTTCCGTCATTTACAAGGTAATAGTCGCCCATGTAAAAGTTGAAAGAACCATCGTTGTTATTAACGACAAAGTTATCGGTTTTCTTATCAAAAGCATCAAAACCCATAGAGAAATAAGGTTTATTGTAATGCAGGTAGTTTAATACCGTGGGCATAATGTCCATTTGCTGTACCAGCTTGTCCGTTTTTCCTTTCAATGTCCCCCCGGGGCGGTAGAACAGAATTGGAATAGAGAAATATCCTGGAGTGTTTTGGTATTCAGGCAAATAGGATACCGTAGCATGGTCTGCGC
This region of Pedobacter steynii genomic DNA includes:
- a CDS encoding flavin reductase family protein, coding for MLTIDVTTQTPAQLQNYLQYAIAPRPICFATTIDKDGNINLSPFSFFNMFSTNPPLCIFSPARRVRDNTTKHTLENVLEVKECVINIVNYPMVQQMSLASTEYAKGVNEFEKSGFTMQPSQLVKPPRVAEAPVQMECIVKEVIHLGANPGAGNLILAEVKLIHIKEEILDTDGKIDQAKIDLVARLGGDWYCRVTPENLFKVAKPLTTLGVGVDALPSAVRNSHVLSGNDLGMLGNVEHLPSADEIDAIRDTELVKEVLDATIGDAANRERELHELARQLLKEGNVNEALKVVLL
- the hppD gene encoding 4-hydroxyphenylpyruvate dioxygenase, with product MSTQTFAEKIAKAQDFLPINGTDYIEFYVGNAKQAAHYYKTAFGFQSLAYAGPETGVRDRASYVLQQGKIRLVLTTAMKSDSPIAEHVKKHGDGVKILALWVDDAYSAFEETTKRGAKPYMEPVTKTDEHGEVKMSGIYTYGETIHMFIERKNYTGSFMPGYQDLRSDYAPKDAGLLYIDHCVGNVGWNRMNETVKWYEDVMGFVNILSFDDKQINTEYSALMSKVMSNGNGFSKFPINEPAEGKKKSQIEEYLEFYEGEGVQHIAVATKDILSTVRELKSRGVEFLSAPPEAYYNMMPNRVGEIDEEIEQLKELGILVDCDEEGYLLQIFTKPVEDRPTLFFEIIQRKGAQSFGAGNFKALFESLEREQELRGNL
- a CDS encoding histidine kinase N-terminal 7TM domain-containing protein; the encoded protein is MDFTFNAYSLFLLISGSIMLFLSWYAYKKKHGALKIFGLMMLSNSIWSLAYGFELASASLDQAKFFIDIEYVGITTLPLCWFLFCLKLAGREKWYKRPLNFSLLASVTVVITLLVWTNSYHHLHYKSYFMDTRGEFPMVYIVPGISYQLFTIYFYLLLAIGSYLLITTFRKADPIYKRQNYSVVIAAIIPWLTNIAYILGFRPVGNLDLTPFSFAATIFFISIAIYRFKLFDVLPIAREKVLDLIQDGFLVVDQKNRVIDYNNAFRKYLIDPNNKKIIGTPIETLFPDQFAFFEFMERHQSGKIELHIKSHLGSFDLEADILYLDENKLNNDATIIKLQDLTHFKQEALKSQQQTEELKKLNQLKDRIFSIIAHDLRGPLVNLSEVLKMISNNLITVEEFKTLSPILNKDILYTTDLLENILHWSRSQLKGYGINKEYFDLKSMIINEVNYHLPSAASKNVNIVQNVFPGNIVYADMLMIQIVVRNLLSNAIKFCYEDCEINITAVYSKGKMLLSIADNGMGIKAEALERLFGGENISTRGTMNEKGTGLGLMVCKEFMERNDGEITVESEFGKGTKFNLFIPIEP
- a CDS encoding YihY/virulence factor BrkB family protein; translated protein: MEINSISRISLFCTRFSAAFKLFKKNDPLRLAGATAFFANFAIPPILIILIRLFGFFMDRKTLVNRLFERLGSVLDDSSTLQIRQTLRNIRGVDHQWYATILSFIFFIFVATTLFAVIKNSMDQIWSIGIKGKAGFYFKMQLRARSFVIILLAGLLFFLGLLTDSIQAIIGVYINNAAPTFGKFFLSILNQALFVVIVTIWFSVLFRFLTNGRPTWKSAIHGGILTGILFTAGKYILRIMLPLSGIGNIYGTSGSIVLIMLFVFYSSFIFYFGACYVKVLSDDKNTPIRPIKGTFNYEIKEVIKDA
- a CDS encoding porin family protein, whose amino-acid sequence is MKKIILSALFICSSMMAFSQVLPSFQFGLKGGANLTKFSTKGTFNSENRAGYYGGVWARIGAAGIHLQPELYISGKNTTLKDDAGVENKVNFTSLDIPVLVGTKIGAAGVGIRLNTGPVVSFILNEDQSIGDATSSALKGNFKGQNFAWQFGAGLDISKLGIDLRYEQGLSKIGKDDYNAKKLGLFTLGLAYRLF
- a CDS encoding fumarylacetoacetate hydrolase family protein, giving the protein MKLVSYKTEDREHLGVFVNGHIYNLNSCDKQLPNEMNAFLAGGEELMIRAKKIDAQIKSAEIEPKEEAFYELIAPVPHPTSCRDGYAFRQHVAAARRNRKVDMIAEFDQYPIFYFTNHNAIQGPGEIECMPDHFQKLDFELEVAIVIGKKGRNITAAEADSYIAGYMVMNDMSARTLQMEEMLLNLGPAKGKDFSTVIGPWLVTPDELEQYKTAAKPGHTGNAYDLKMTCTVNGVEVSSGNMADMDWTFAEIVERCAYGVDILPGDVIGSGTVGTGCFLELNGTGLLNNPDFKPQWLQDGDVVEMEITGLGHLSNIIKKVDTDFSILALKKK
- a CDS encoding homogentisate 1,2-dioxygenase — its product is MPIYHTLGTIPAKRHTVFRKPDGNLYAEELVSTEGFSSLYSLVYHCHPPTIVKSLGEPYSVEPKIAREKHLRHTSLIGFNIKPEDDYLESRKPVLVNSDLHISLAAPRKSMTDYFYKNSQADEVIFIHEGTGTLKTGFGKIRFAYGDYLVIPRGTIYQLEFDEEKNRLFIIESFSPIRSPKRYRNEYGQLMEHSPYCERDIKRPTDLETIDEVGDFKVLIKKQGLMYPYTYGTHPFDFVGWDGFHYPWAFSIHDFEPITGRLHQPPPVHQTFEGHNFVICSFVPRKYDYHPLSIPAPYNHSNVDSDEVLYYVDGDFMSRKSVVKGQITLHPGGIPHGPHPGTVEKSIGKESTEELAVMIDPFRPLMLTEDAVNIEDESYHKSWQHNVE